One genomic region from Ovis canadensis isolate MfBH-ARS-UI-01 breed Bighorn chromosome 24, ARS-UI_OviCan_v2, whole genome shotgun sequence encodes:
- the MLST8 gene encoding target of rapamycin complex subunit LST8 isoform X2 encodes MNTSPGTVGSDPVILATAGYDHTVRFWQAHSGICTRTVQHQDSVNALEITPDRTMIAAAGYQHIRMYDLNSNNPNPIISYDGVNKNVASVGFHEDGRWMYTGGEDCTARIWDLRSRNLQCQRIFQVNAPINCVCLHPNQAELIVGDQSGAIHIWDLKTDHNEQLIPEPEVSITSAHIDPDASYMAAVNSTGNCYVWNLTGGIGDEVTQLIPKTKIPAHTRYALQCRFSPDSTLLATCSADQTCKIWRTSNFSLMTELSIKSSNPGESSRGWMWGCAFSGDSQYIVTASSDNLARLWCVETGEIKREYGGHQKAVVCLAFNDSVLG; translated from the exons ATGAATACGTCTCCAGGCACAGTGGGCAGTGACCCCGTCATCTTGGCCACTGCAGGCTATGACCACACGGTGCGGTTCTGGCAGGCCCACAGCGGGATCTGTACGCGAACTGTGCAGCACCAGGACTCC GTGAACGCGCTGGAGATCACACCCGACCGCACCATGATTGCAGCTGCAG GTTACCAGCACATTCGCATGTATGACCTCAACTCCAATAACCCCAACCCCATCATCAGTTACGATGGGGTCAACAAGAACGTCGCGTCGGTGGGCTTCCACGAGGATGGGCGCTGGATGTACACGGGCGGGGAGGACTGCACCGCCCGCATCTGGGACCTCAG GTCCCGGAACCTGCAGTGTCAGCGAATCTTCCAGGTGAATGCGCCGATTAACTGTGTGTGCCTGCACCCCAACCAG GCGGAGCTCATCGTGGGTGACCAAAGTGGCGCCATCCACATCTGGGACTTGAAAACCGACCACAATGAGCAGCTGATCCCGGAGCCAGAGGTCTCCATCACGTCCGCCCACATCGACCCAGACGCCAGCTACATGGCTGCTGTCAATAGCACT GGGAACTGCTATGTCTGGAACCTGACCGGAGGCATTGGCGATGAGGTGACACAGCTCATCCCCAAGACCAAGATCCCGGCGCACACCCGCTATGCCCTGCAGTGCCGCTTCAGCCCCGACTCCAC gctcctcGCCACCTGCTCGGCTGACCAGACATGCAAGATCTGGAGGACGTCCAACTTCTCCCTGATGACGGAGCTGAGCATCAAGAGCAGCAACCCCGGAGAATCATCTCGGGGCTGGATGTGGGGTTGCGCCTTCTCGGGGGACTCGCAGTACATCGTCACCG ctTCCTCTGACAACCTGGCCCGGCTCTGGTGCGTGGAGACAGGCGAGATCAAGAGAGAGTACGGCGGCCACCAGAAAGCCGTCGTATGCTTGGCCTTCAATGACAGCGTGCTGGGCTAG
- the MLST8 gene encoding target of rapamycin complex subunit LST8 isoform X1 yields the protein MNTSPGTVGSDPVILATAGYDHTVRFWQAHSGICTRTVQHQDSQVNALEITPDRTMIAAAGYQHIRMYDLNSNNPNPIISYDGVNKNVASVGFHEDGRWMYTGGEDCTARIWDLRSRNLQCQRIFQVNAPINCVCLHPNQAELIVGDQSGAIHIWDLKTDHNEQLIPEPEVSITSAHIDPDASYMAAVNSTGNCYVWNLTGGIGDEVTQLIPKTKIPAHTRYALQCRFSPDSTLLATCSADQTCKIWRTSNFSLMTELSIKSSNPGESSRGWMWGCAFSGDSQYIVTASSDNLARLWCVETGEIKREYGGHQKAVVCLAFNDSVLG from the exons ATGAATACGTCTCCAGGCACAGTGGGCAGTGACCCCGTCATCTTGGCCACTGCAGGCTATGACCACACGGTGCGGTTCTGGCAGGCCCACAGCGGGATCTGTACGCGAACTGTGCAGCACCAGGACTCC CAGGTGAACGCGCTGGAGATCACACCCGACCGCACCATGATTGCAGCTGCAG GTTACCAGCACATTCGCATGTATGACCTCAACTCCAATAACCCCAACCCCATCATCAGTTACGATGGGGTCAACAAGAACGTCGCGTCGGTGGGCTTCCACGAGGATGGGCGCTGGATGTACACGGGCGGGGAGGACTGCACCGCCCGCATCTGGGACCTCAG GTCCCGGAACCTGCAGTGTCAGCGAATCTTCCAGGTGAATGCGCCGATTAACTGTGTGTGCCTGCACCCCAACCAG GCGGAGCTCATCGTGGGTGACCAAAGTGGCGCCATCCACATCTGGGACTTGAAAACCGACCACAATGAGCAGCTGATCCCGGAGCCAGAGGTCTCCATCACGTCCGCCCACATCGACCCAGACGCCAGCTACATGGCTGCTGTCAATAGCACT GGGAACTGCTATGTCTGGAACCTGACCGGAGGCATTGGCGATGAGGTGACACAGCTCATCCCCAAGACCAAGATCCCGGCGCACACCCGCTATGCCCTGCAGTGCCGCTTCAGCCCCGACTCCAC gctcctcGCCACCTGCTCGGCTGACCAGACATGCAAGATCTGGAGGACGTCCAACTTCTCCCTGATGACGGAGCTGAGCATCAAGAGCAGCAACCCCGGAGAATCATCTCGGGGCTGGATGTGGGGTTGCGCCTTCTCGGGGGACTCGCAGTACATCGTCACCG ctTCCTCTGACAACCTGGCCCGGCTCTGGTGCGTGGAGACAGGCGAGATCAAGAGAGAGTACGGCGGCCACCAGAAAGCCGTCGTATGCTTGGCCTTCAATGACAGCGTGCTGGGCTAG
- the BRICD5 gene encoding BRICHOS domain-containing protein 5, whose amino-acid sequence MRKNKAQKITKEGSDHGVKLVKDTHCLKPASAGSYWVLGSIAQSGWKRMAPVETKPCHGRWRAPGLLLLLLALATAAAVVGGLLGFSHSPPQAPLQTLRLSLPSPGMPRSNQTEQVDVAQNVATIWVTPAQSNRSWAVLFDGQSGCVCYRPSEHQACFLRLMEPRDRETLQLLVNTSQLQATQSPSQDTHYAQELLAVLGSQEVDPAQVGAPVQHLCAKTPIYWARRAEGPQRQRLIYLCIDICFPSNICVSVCFYYLPD is encoded by the exons ATGAGGAAAAACAAGGCACAAAAAATAACCAAAGAAGGAAGCGATCATGGGGTGAAGCTGGTGAAGGACACGCACTGCCTGAAACCTGCCAGTGCTGGGAGCTACTGGGTTTTGGGATCCATAGCCCAAAGCGGCTGGAAACGCATGGCACCG GTGGAGACCAAGCCCTGCCACGGGCGCTGGAGAGCtcctggcctgctgctgctgctgctggcgctGGCCACCGCTGCTGCTGTGGTTGGAGGGCTCCTTGGTTTCAGCCACAGCCCTCCTCAG GCCCCTCTGCAGACGCTCCGCCTGAGCCTCCCGAGCCCAGGCATGCCCCGGTCCAACCAAACTGAGCAGGTGGATGTGGCTCAGAACGTGGCAACCATCTGGGTGACTCCAGCCCAGAGCAACCGCAGCTGGGCAGTGCTATTCGACGGGCAGAGC GGTTGCGTCTGTTACCGGCCCTCGGAGCACCAGGCCTGCTTCCTGCGCCTGATGGAACCCCGAGACCGTGAGACTCTGCAGCTGCTGGTGAACACCTCTCAG CTCCAGGCGACGCAAAGCCCCAGCCAGGACACCCACTACGCCCAAGAGCTGCTGGCAGTGCTTGGGAGCCAAGAGGTGGACCCTGCCCAGGTCGGGGCTCCCGTGCAGCACCTTTGTGCCAAGACTCCCATTTACTGGGCCCGACGTGCAGAGG ggccccagAGGCAGCGGCTGATCTACCTATGTATCGACATCTGCTTCCCGAGCaacatctgtgtgtctgtctgcttTTATTACCTCCCGGACTGA